The nucleotide sequence CCACAACTTTGACGAAGTCGCCCGACTGGACCTCCACTTCGGCGACACCGTCGGCGTCGAGAAGGGCGGCGAAATCATTCCGAAAATCACCGATGTCAAAAAGGAACTCCGCCCGGCGGGGGCCGTCCCTGTGACCGCCCCCGACAAATGCCCGGTTTGCGGCGAGCCGCTCACCCACATCGATAACGAAGTCATTCTCCGCTGCGAAAACATGCACTGTGCAGCGCAGGTGCAATGCCTGTTCGAACATTTCGTGAGCCGCGAGGCCATGAACATCGAAAACCTCGGCCCCGCCCTTATCGCAAGCCTGATTGCCTCGGGCAAAATCAAACGCATTCCGGACCTGTACCGCCTTACACTCGAAGACCTCGAATCGCAGGAACGCATGGCCAAGAAGAGCGCCAAAAACGTCTTCGACGCTATTGCCGCCTCTAAGGAGCGCAGCCTCGAAAATCTGCTGCACGGTCTCGGCATTAGGTTCGTGGGCCGCACCAGTGCCCGAAACCTCGCCAAGCACTTCCGCACGCTCGAAGCGATCCGTACCGCCACCGTCGAGGACTTGCAAAACGTAAACGACGTCGGCGAACGCATCGGAAAATCCGTCTACGACTTTTTCCACACCGAGCGCTACACGCAAGAAATCGATGAACTGGTAGCCCTCGGCTGCCCCACCGAATTCAAGGGCGTCGTCAAGACGCTTTTCCAGGGGCAGACCGCCGTCATTACCGGCACGCTCCCAACCATGGACCGTGATGAAGCCCGCAAGCTCATCGAAGAAAACGGCGGTAAGGTATCAGGCTCCGTCAGCAAGAAAACCAGCTGGGTTTTGGCCGGTGAAGCAGCCGGAAGCAAGCTCACGAAGGCAAATGAACTCGGCATTCCCGTACACGATGAAGCCTGGCTTCTAGCCCAAATCGCCGCCAGTGCTGACGAAACGCTTACAGAATCCGCAAATAATGCGGAAAACGGATTGCTTCGCTCCGCACGCAATGACGTTCAAAACGCAAGTGAAGCGGTCCAGACAAGTCTATTCTAGCCACATTTTCTATATATATGGCGTAAAAAACAAAACAGGTTACCCTTATGGAAATCAACAAGGACATTGCCGACATCCGCGCCGCCGAAGCTATTCTGCATAAGAAGAAGAAGTACCTGCTGTGCTATCATAATTTTAACGTGAAGAACTGCAAGAAATCTGCCGAAGAAATCCGAAAGATTGCCGCAGCCGCAGGTTCGCCCATCTCGATTGCCGTCGTACCCTCTATCGGGGGCGTCCCTGAATCCGAAGCCGACGCCTTCCGTGAAGAAATCGGAAAATTCGTGCAAGAAGGCTACGAAATCTTGCTCCACGGCGTGCGTCATAACGCCGACCTGTTCATCAAGCGTAACCCCATCGGCAAGCTCGCCCTCGCCATTTCGCACAACGGGGCCGAATTTGCAGGCCTGAACAAGAAAGTTTCGCAGATGCTTTTAAACCGTAGCATCGCCCTCTGGAAGGCACACGGCTTTGGCCGCCCCTCCGGATTTATCGCGCCGGTTTGGCTCGACAACAAGCACCTCAAAAAGCAGGTGCTCGAAGAATTCAACTTCTACGAAGACATGCTCTACATTTACCGCAAGGTCGGTAAGCGCGTCAAGCCGTCATTCTCGCAGATTTTGACCTTCTCGATTTTCCCGCAGGCACTCCTCGGTGCCATGCAGGTATTCTCACGCATTGCACTACTCCTCTACCGCGGAACCCCCCGCCTGGTGATTCACGCCGGTGACATGAAGGCCATGGGCGAACAAAATCTTCTCTCGCTCGTAAAATTCGCCTCGAACCACCGCGAAAAGATCATGTACCAGGATCTATAAGAGACCGGAGAGACACAAATGATACTCAATAGATTCCTAGCACGAACCGAGTATTCCTCTTACGAGGACCTCTACGAAAACTTTAAGCTCAACATTCCCGAAGACTTTAACTTCGCCTACGACGTGGTCGACGAATACGCGAAGACCGAACCCAAGCGCGAAGCATTAGTCTGGTGCGACGACAACGACGAAAGCCATATCTTTACCTTCAAGGACCTTTCGATTGCCTCGCAGCGCACCGCGAACTTTTTGGTAGAAAAGGGTATCAAGAAGGGCGACCGCGTGATGCTGATTTTGCGCCGCCGCTACGAATTCTGGTTTTTCCTCTTGGCGCTCCACCGCATTGGTGCAATAGCCATTCCGGCAACCAACATGCTCGCCGCCGAAGACCTGGAATACCGCTTTAAGGCAGCCGACATCAAGATGGTCGTCTCTTACGACGATCCGGCACTCCAAAAGGAAATCGACACCGCCTGCGAACACACACGCATTGTCGAAACGCTCGTGACCATCGGGCAGTCCCGTCAGAACTGGATCAACTTCTACGACGACTACGAAATCTGCCCGCCGAGTTTCCCGCGCCCCACAGGAGATGCCGCCACGCACAATGACGACATCATGATCGTCTACTTTACCAGTGGCACAAGCAGCAACCCGAAAATGGTCGCCCACACCTTCAGTTACCCGCTCGGCCACATTGTGACTGCCAAGTACTGGCAGAATGTGATTGACGGCGGCCGCCACCTGACCGTTGCCGAAACCGGCTGGGCCAAGGCGCTCTGGGGGAAAATTTATGGCCAGTGGATTGCAG is from uncultured Fibrobacter sp. and encodes:
- a CDS encoding DUF2334 domain-containing protein, with product MEINKDIADIRAAEAILHKKKKYLLCYHNFNVKNCKKSAEEIRKIAAAAGSPISIAVVPSIGGVPESEADAFREEIGKFVQEGYEILLHGVRHNADLFIKRNPIGKLALAISHNGAEFAGLNKKVSQMLLNRSIALWKAHGFGRPSGFIAPVWLDNKHLKKQVLEEFNFYEDMLYIYRKVGKRVKPSFSQILTFSIFPQALLGAMQVFSRIALLLYRGTPRLVIHAGDMKAMGEQNLLSLVKFASNHREKIMYQDL